Proteins encoded together in one Psilocybe cubensis strain MGC-MH-2018 chromosome 8, whole genome shotgun sequence window:
- a CDS encoding fatty-acyl coenzyme A oxidase: protein MTGIISCMLGNYLSITGTPRYFLPVDNYWIRANPGPTGTTGFDGGINSAILRYVNATAEDPTTNSTASNPLVETNLVPLDGAAAPGTPGVGLADVNIDLEFSFNGTMFTVNDAAWTTPTVPVLLQIMSGTLTAQDLLPSGSFYVLPPNKVIEISMPGGSAGAPHPLHLHGHTFSVVRSAGNSSYNYVNPIRRDVVNTGSDTTDSVTIRFTTDNAGPWFLHCHIDWHLDVGFAVVMAEDVDTVEGSTPSSDWSTLCPTFDALPVQTFT, encoded by the exons ATGACCGGGATAATTTCTTGTATGCTCGGAAATTATCTCTCTATAACCGGGACACCAAG ATATTTTCTG CCAGTGGACAATTACTGGATTCGTGCCAATCCGGGCCCCACCGGTACAACTGGTTTTGATGGAGGTATTAACTCGGCCATTCTACGCTATGTCAATGCAACTGCGGAGGATCCAACAACAAACAGTACAGCCAGTAATCCTCTGGTTGAAACAAACCTGGTTCCATTGGACGGTGCTGCTGCTCCAGGAACTCCTGGAGTCGGTCTGGCGGACGTAAACATTGATCTCGAGTTTAGTTTCAACGGAACAATGTTTACCGTAAATGATGCGGCATGGACGACTCCCACTGTCCCGGTATTGTTGCAAATTATGAGCGGCACCTTGACGGCTCAGGACTTGCTCCCATCGGGATCATTTTATGTATTACCACCAAATAAAGTCATTGAAATATCTATGCCGGGTGGATCTGCCGGTGCTCCT CACCCTCTACATCTTCATGGG CACACATTCTCTGTTGTTCGAAGTGCTGGAAACTCGTCATACAATTATGTAAATCCGATACGCAGGGATGTAGTGAATACTGGAAGCGACACAACGGACAGCGTTACTATTAGGTTTACAACCGACAATGCCGGTCCATGGTTTCTTCATTG CCATATCGATTGGCATCTCGATGT TGGGTTTGCTGTAGTTATGGCAGAAGACGTTGACACGGTGGAAGGTAGTACACCGTCCA GCGACTGGAGCACTTTATGTCCAACATTTGATGCTTTACCTGTCCAAACATTCACTTGA
- a CDS encoding Transcription factor SOX-21 produces MPALRTRETQSRTLDVTADAPQPPSFNIVSPTPRAFTFPVTNNLSDSPYSSRSNSPLEPSDLRSFPSQCTLPSSSSSFTPPPTYTSTESPSSSPLAVDLQRRKSSSSDSPERRPKKGEEDYIKRPENAFILFRRKCCEDRQAAQDEEAASKGPAKKQRQADLSKTISQQWKSLSPEERKEWENLAKNKKLEHEKRYPNYVYRPQRAKDKDGRPKNGKKLKKLDYDESASMSFIVPVPRPHGRSASAPSQPAFQSIQIPNVYNMAPCPTSPSLLPMISRRSAFPGHPEDSASSFDFIPNTNNSFVPPSYSIPAQFEAALQSSEFLRSMFGTSDQQQSSSGSPLQQLTMQGSTTEAPGLLPAHQIVSPSSSVGSGSSGPSSPLSGPFTPNSSNLTQNFSHLTPDASLEAQAQAEIDLQLEMQMQQEFAAFTWEGNHNSIWSNEPVILMGDDFDINAIRPVELDLSLPKYTESVAIAPPQVSGLDFGHDFSPSLDAVHYPDESRNLGILNFDEMMAGHSF; encoded by the exons ATGCCCGCCCTACGCACTCGCGAAACCCAATCCCGAA CACTAGACGTGACCGCGGATGCACCTCAACCTCCCTCGTTCAACATCGTATCACCAACGCCACGCGCCTTCACCTTCCCTGTAACGAATAACCTCTCAGACAGTCCTTACTCTTCGCGTTCAAACTCGCCTCTCGAGCCATCCGACCTTCGTTCGTTCCCTTCGCAATGTACAttaccttcttcttcatcatcgtttACACCACCCCCAACATACACCAGCACGGAGtcgccatcatcatcaccattgGCAGTAGATCTCCAACGCAGAAAATCATCAAGTAGTGACAGCCCCGAACGCCGGCCAAAGAAGGGCGAGGAAGACTACATCAAGCGTCCAGAGAACGCTTTCATTCTTTTCCGACGCAAGTGCTGCGAGGATCGCCAGGCCGCGCAGGACGAGGAGGCCGCTTCAAAAGGGCCGgcgaagaagcagaggcagGCAGATCTTTCCAAGACGATCAGCCAGCAGTGGAAGAGCTTGTCACCCGAGGAGCGGAAGGAGTGGGAGAACCTGGCGAAGAACAAGAAGTTGGAGCACGAAAAGAGATATCCGAACTATGTGTATCGTCCGCAGAGAGCCAAGGATAAGGATGGGCGACCGAAGAATGgcaagaagttgaagaagctgGATTACGACGAGTCGGCGAGCATGTCGTTCATCGTTCCTGTTCCGCGTCCCCATGGGCGTTCAGCGTCTGCTCCTTCTCAGCCTGCGTTCCAGTCTATCCAGATACCGAACGTGTACAACATGGCGCCGTGTCCCACATCTCCCTCGTTGCTACCGATGATTAGTCGACGTTCAGCGTTCCCGGGTCACCCTGAGGATTCAGCATCTTCATTCGACTTCATCCCGAACACCAACAACTCTTTCGTTCCCCCATCATACTCTATCCCAGCACAGTTTGAAGCTGCCCTCCAG TCGTCAGAGTTCCTGAGAAGTATGTTCGGCACATCTGATCAGCAACAATCAAGCAGTGGGTCACCTCTCCAACAACTCACCATGCAAGGATCGACGACAGAGGCGCCCGGCCTCCTTCCAGCTCACCAGATAGTCTCCCCGTCGTCTTCAGTTGGCTCGGGTTCCTCTGGACCCTCGTCACCGCTCTCCGGCCCATTCACCCCCAACTCCAGCAATCTCACGCAGAACTTCTCTCATCTCACCCCAGACGCGTCGCTCGAAGCCCAAGCACAGGCTGAAATCGACCTCCAACTggagatgcagatgcagcaaGAGTTCGCCGCGTTCACCTGGGAAGGAAACCACAACTCGATCTGGTCTAACGAGCCGGTGATCCTCATGGGCGACGACTTCGACATCAACGCGATCCGACCTGTGGAACTGGATTTGAGCTTGCCAAAGTATACCGAAAGCGTTGCGATTGCGCCTCCTCAGGTTTCTGGGCTTGACTTTGGGCATGACTTCTCTCCCTCGTTAGACGCTGTGCACTATCCGGACGAAAGTCGGAATCTCGGGATCCTCAACTTTGACGAGATGATGGCTGGCCACAGCTTCTGA
- a CDS encoding Putative DNA glycosylase (Putative DNA glycosylase At3g47830), with translation MGVFRRVRREGAVPKRPTTPQKVKLHAAYVDKSPFPRFAHPTADEAFEVYDLLSEAHGTPDLVRRDPTASSSGAETGAEVPNVLESLIGTILSQNTSSGNTNKAKKGLDSAFGRNNFAAVAEAPTEQVIDAIRPGGLAKAKAAFIQKMLRSVKEKRGDYSLQHLAAVEDGERMTDHEIMSELISFDGVGLKTASCVMLFCLGRDSFAVDTHIFRLSKLLGWMPLYADVIRTQVHLDQCIPNELKYGLHVLMIQHGRTCKGCKNRWSKEPCILKSYVDDIKLKASKK, from the exons ATGGGAGTCTTTAGACGGGTCAGGCGG GAAGGAGCAGTACCCAAACGTCCCACGACACCTCAGAAAGTAAAATTGCACGCAGCCTATGTCGACAAGTCGCCTTTTCCGCGTTTTGCTCACCCGACAGCCGACGAGGCGTTTGAGGTTTATGACCTTCTTTCTGAGGCACACGGTACACCCGATCTCGTGCGCCGAGATCCTACAGCTTCCAGTAGTGGGGCAGAAACAGGCGCAGAAGTACCGAATGTGCTCGAGTCACTCATCGGCACCATTCTGTCGCAGAACACGTCAAGTGGTAAcacaaacaaagcaaagaaggGACTGGATAGTGCTTTCGGCCGAAATAACTTTGCTGCCGTTGCTGAAGCACCTACAGAGCAAGTTATTGACGCTATTCGACCAGGTGGCCTCGCAAAGGCGAAAGCGGCTTTTATTCAGAAGATGTTGCGCTCTGTAAAAGAGAAACGCGGAGATTATTCTCTCCAACACCTTGCCGCAGTAGAAGACGGCGAGAGAATGACCGACCACGAGATCATGTCCGAGTTAATCTCATTCGATGGGGTCGGATTGAAGACAGCTTCCTGTGTGATGCTTTTTTGCCTTGGTCGTGACTCGTTTGCTGTGGATACTCATATCTTCCGTTTGAGTAAACTCTTGGGGTGGATGCCATTATACGCCGACGTGATTCGAACGCAGGTACATCTGGATCAATGTATCCCGAACGAGCTCAAGTACGGACTACATGTACTCATGATCCAACATGGGAGGACCTGCAAAGGCTGCAAGAATAGATGGTCAAAAGAGCCCTGTATCCTGAAGTCGTACGTTGACGACATAAAACTGAAGGCGTCCAAGAAGTAG